Proteins encoded in a region of the Massilia sp. UMI-21 genome:
- a CDS encoding YeaH/YhbH family protein — MTYLIDRRLQGKNKSAVNRERFLRRYKAQIKDAVGRAIKGRSITDIENGEKVTIPVKDVNEPHFGHAHGGVWETVNPGNTEYQKGDQFNRPRSGGGGAGRGRAGNSDQTTEDDFIFELSREEFMNYFFEDLELPNMIKTQLTQTIDFKTQRAGYNVSGTPSNIHVLRSLRGALGRRIAVGGPAKRQLKEAEEALQALLDRGAPADDDEVLALKDKIHHLHIRLNAIPFIDPFDLRYSNRIKVPKPSTSAVMFCIMDVSGSMDETRKDTAKRFFILLYLFLKRVYEKIDVVFIRHHTAAAEVDENEFFHSRESGGTVVSSALHLLQKVITERYGSADWNAYVAQASDGDNWDNDSVLCKQILNNAIMPRVQYYTYVEITDGPPQNLWEQYCEVADHHKNFAMQKIVTPADIYPVFRELFKKQPK, encoded by the coding sequence CGGTCGGCCGCGCCATCAAGGGCCGTTCCATTACCGATATCGAGAACGGCGAGAAGGTCACGATCCCCGTCAAGGATGTGAACGAACCCCATTTCGGCCACGCCCACGGGGGCGTCTGGGAAACCGTTAACCCGGGCAATACCGAATACCAGAAAGGCGACCAGTTCAACCGCCCGCGCAGCGGCGGCGGCGGCGCCGGACGCGGCCGCGCCGGCAACAGCGACCAGACCACCGAAGACGATTTCATCTTCGAGCTGTCGCGCGAAGAATTCATGAATTACTTCTTCGAAGACCTCGAGCTGCCGAACATGATCAAGACGCAGCTCACCCAGACCATCGATTTCAAGACCCAGCGCGCCGGCTATAACGTGTCCGGCACGCCCTCCAATATCCACGTGCTGCGCTCGCTGCGCGGCGCACTGGGGCGCCGCATCGCGGTCGGCGGCCCCGCCAAGCGGCAATTGAAGGAAGCCGAGGAAGCGCTGCAGGCCCTGCTCGATCGGGGCGCCCCTGCCGACGACGACGAGGTGCTGGCGCTGAAGGACAAGATCCATCACCTGCACATCCGCCTCAATGCGATTCCCTTCATCGACCCCTTCGACCTGCGCTATTCGAACCGCATCAAGGTGCCCAAGCCGAGCACCTCGGCCGTGATGTTCTGCATCATGGACGTGTCCGGCTCGATGGACGAGACCCGCAAGGACACCGCCAAGCGCTTCTTCATCCTGCTGTACCTGTTCCTCAAGCGCGTCTACGAAAAGATCGACGTCGTCTTCATCCGCCACCATACCGCCGCGGCCGAGGTCGACGAGAACGAGTTCTTCCACTCGCGCGAGTCGGGCGGCACCGTGGTGTCGTCGGCCCTGCACCTGCTGCAGAAGGTCATCACCGAGCGCTACGGCAGCGCCGACTGGAACGCCTACGTGGCCCAGGCGTCGGACGGCGACAACTGGGACAACGATTCGGTGCTGTGCAAGCAGATACTGAACAACGCCATCATGCCGCGGGTGCAGTACTACACCTATGTCGAGATCACCGACGGCCCGCCGCAGAACCTGTGGGAGCAGTATTGCGAGGTGGCCGACCACCACAAGAATTTCGCGATGCAGAAGATCGTCACGCCGGCCGATATCTACCCGGTCTTCCGCGAGCTGTTCAAGAAACAGCCAAAGTAA
- a CDS encoding SpoVR family protein: MPRDPSNPRALPDQSEWTFDLIEQAHEEIKRVAKRYGLDTYPNQLEIITAEQMMDAYTSVGMPVSYNHWSFGKHFLTTEKSYKRGQMGLAYEIVINSNPCIAYLMEENSLTMQALVIAHAAYGHNSFFKGNYLFRTWTDADAIVDYMVFAKNYIAECEQRYGIDAVEELLDSCHALQNYGVDRYKRPAKLSVAQETARQKEREEYAQSQVNEIWRTLPLREEQVAATAPVRFPPEPEENLLYFIEKYAPLLEPWQRELVRITRKISQYFYPQRQTQVMNEGWATFWHYTILQDLYKEGIVGDGFMLEFLQSHTNVVYQPPATSPYYSGINPYALGFAMMSDIRRICEDPTDEDRAWFPDIAGSNWIKTLDFAMRNFKDESFIAQYLSPKLIREFHFFAVLDDDRSDKLTISAIHDEQGYRYVRHKLAEQYNIGSREPNIQVWQVNTRDDRALTLRHTQFNRRPLNQQAQEVLKHVARLWGFDVRLETVDPSGHVVSFLECRREKRGR, encoded by the coding sequence ATGCCAAGAGATCCCAGCAATCCGCGCGCCCTGCCCGACCAGTCCGAATGGACCTTCGACCTGATCGAGCAAGCGCACGAGGAAATCAAGCGGGTGGCCAAGCGCTACGGCCTGGACACCTACCCCAACCAGCTCGAAATCATCACCGCCGAGCAGATGATGGACGCCTATACGTCCGTCGGCATGCCCGTGTCATACAACCACTGGTCGTTCGGCAAACACTTCCTGACAACCGAAAAAAGCTACAAGCGCGGCCAGATGGGGCTGGCCTACGAGATCGTGATCAACTCGAATCCCTGCATCGCCTACCTGATGGAGGAAAACAGCCTGACGATGCAAGCCCTGGTCATCGCGCATGCTGCCTACGGACACAATTCTTTCTTTAAAGGCAACTACCTGTTCCGCACCTGGACCGACGCCGACGCCATCGTCGATTACATGGTCTTCGCTAAGAACTATATTGCCGAGTGCGAACAGCGTTACGGAATCGATGCGGTCGAGGAATTGCTCGACTCCTGCCATGCGCTGCAAAACTATGGCGTGGATCGCTACAAGCGGCCGGCCAAGCTGTCGGTGGCGCAAGAGACCGCGCGCCAGAAAGAGCGCGAAGAGTATGCCCAGTCGCAGGTGAACGAGATCTGGCGCACGCTGCCGCTGCGCGAGGAACAGGTTGCCGCCACGGCCCCGGTGCGCTTCCCGCCCGAGCCGGAAGAGAACCTGCTCTACTTCATCGAGAAATACGCGCCGCTGCTGGAACCCTGGCAGCGCGAGCTGGTGCGCATCACGCGCAAGATCTCGCAATATTTCTATCCGCAGCGCCAGACCCAGGTCATGAACGAGGGCTGGGCCACCTTCTGGCACTACACGATCCTGCAAGACCTCTATAAAGAGGGCATCGTCGGTGACGGCTTCATGCTCGAGTTTTTGCAGAGCCATACGAACGTCGTGTACCAGCCGCCGGCCACCAGCCCGTATTACAGCGGGATCAATCCGTATGCCCTCGGTTTTGCGATGATGAGCGACATTCGCCGCATTTGCGAAGACCCTACCGACGAAGACCGTGCCTGGTTCCCGGACATTGCGGGCAGCAACTGGATCAAGACCCTCGACTTCGCGATGCGCAATTTCAAGGATGAGAGCTTCATCGCCCAGTACCTGTCGCCCAAGCTGATCCGGGAATTCCACTTCTTCGCCGTGCTCGACGACGACCGCAGCGACAAACTGACCATCTCGGCGATCCACGACGAGCAGGGCTACCGCTACGTGCGCCACAAGCTGGCCGAGCAGTACAATATCGGCAGCCGCGAGCCGAACATCCAGGTCTGGCAGGTCAATACCCGGGATGACCGCGCACTGACCCTGCGCCACACCCAGTTCAACCGCCGGCCGCTGAACCAGCAGGCGCAAGAGGTGCTGAAACACGTTGCCCGCCTGTGGGGCTTCGATGTCAGGCTCGAGACCGTGGATCCGAGCGGCCATGTGGTCAGCTTCCTGGAGTGCCGCCGCGAAAAGCGCGGACGCTGA
- a CDS encoding energy transducer TonB, translating to MNFSHEKNPGKNFTGLAIVILLHVLVAWAVINGLGTRIVSKVTEAVETKLIEEVKPPPPPETPPPPPPPEMKAPPPPFIPPVEVQVQQPPPPQNAIVTATNTPPPTTVLQPPAPPAPPAPPAAPRGPSRTEAVADFNTCARPEYPRSSQRNEETGTTTLQFLIGVDGRVMESKLQKSSGFRDLDRAAQSALSKCRFKPATVDGQPQQAWTAVQYVWTLE from the coding sequence ATGAATTTTTCGCATGAGAAGAACCCGGGAAAGAATTTCACAGGTCTCGCCATTGTCATCCTGTTGCACGTACTGGTAGCTTGGGCCGTCATCAATGGCTTGGGAACCCGGATCGTGAGCAAGGTGACCGAGGCTGTGGAAACGAAACTGATTGAAGAGGTGAAACCGCCGCCACCGCCGGAAACGCCGCCACCGCCACCACCGCCGGAAATGAAGGCTCCGCCACCGCCTTTCATCCCACCGGTCGAAGTGCAGGTGCAGCAGCCTCCGCCGCCGCAGAACGCGATCGTCACGGCCACCAACACCCCGCCGCCGACGACCGTCCTGCAGCCTCCGGCTCCTCCGGCCCCGCCGGCACCACCGGCAGCGCCGCGTGGTCCGAGCCGTACCGAGGCAGTGGCAGACTTCAACACTTGCGCGCGTCCGGAATATCCGCGTTCGTCGCAGCGTAACGAAGAAACGGGTACCACGACCCTGCAGTTCCTGATTGGTGTCGATGGTCGAGTGATGGAATCCAAACTGCAGAAGTCGAGTGGCTTCCGCGATCTGGACAGGGCTGCACAATCGGCCCTGAGCAAATGCCGATTCAAGCCGGCCACGGTCGATGGCCAGCCGCAACAGGCGTGGACAGCGGTGCAGTACGTCTGGACGCTGGAATAA
- a CDS encoding MotA/TolQ/ExbB proton channel family protein: MWEEGDFVNKGTIIILSLMSMGSWYIIITKLIDQQKIMRQSKEASAKFWKAPSIAAGSAQLKEGSPFRFIAETGTKATQHHDGALLEQIDLSTWVTMQIQRAVDRVQSRLQDGLSFLATVGSTSPFIGLFGTVWGIYNALTAIGMSGNASIDKVAGPVGEALIMTAFGLFVAVPAVLGYNWLVRRNKSAMEDIRSFSADVHSVLISGAMSTSNAAAGAKKAG, encoded by the coding sequence ATGTGGGAAGAAGGCGACTTCGTCAACAAGGGCACCATCATCATCCTGTCGCTGATGTCGATGGGTTCGTGGTACATCATCATCACCAAGCTGATCGACCAGCAGAAGATCATGCGCCAGTCGAAGGAAGCTTCGGCCAAGTTCTGGAAAGCACCGTCGATCGCCGCTGGCTCGGCACAGCTGAAAGAAGGCTCGCCGTTCCGCTTCATCGCTGAAACCGGCACCAAGGCAACCCAGCACCACGACGGCGCCCTGCTCGAGCAGATCGACCTGTCGACCTGGGTGACCATGCAGATCCAGCGCGCCGTGGACCGCGTCCAGTCGCGCCTGCAAGACGGCCTGTCGTTCCTGGCAACCGTCGGTTCGACCTCGCCGTTCATCGGTCTGTTCGGTACCGTCTGGGGCATCTACAACGCGCTGACCGCCATCGGTATGTCGGGTAACGCATCGATCGACAAAGTGGCAGGCCCGGTGGGTGAAGCACTGATCATGACCGCATTCGGTCTGTTCGTTGCAGTCCCGGCGGTTCTGGGTTACAACTGGCTGGTTCGCCGTAACAAGTCGGCGATGGAAGACATCCGTTCGTTCTCGGCTGACGTGCACTCGGTCCTGATCTCGGGCGCCATGTCGACCTCGAACGCAGCTGCTGGCGCCAAGAAGGCTGGTTAA
- a CDS encoding biopolymer transporter ExbD, with translation MSMSVGSDSGDDDTVMSEINTTPLVDIMLVLLIIFLITSPVVLNLQKVNLPAETNQVTKTKPEDVNITINKDGEMYYNQTRIANTDELFKFLAEQSVKVPQPAVKVRGDQESRYEAVGRVIYTAQRAGIQKVGFVIEPPDRG, from the coding sequence ATGTCGATGAGTGTCGGCTCCGATTCCGGAGATGATGATACCGTGATGTCGGAGATCAACACGACGCCCCTCGTGGACATCATGTTGGTTCTCCTGATCATCTTCCTGATCACCAGCCCGGTTGTTCTGAACCTGCAGAAAGTTAACCTGCCTGCGGAGACGAACCAGGTCACCAAGACCAAGCCGGAAGACGTCAACATCACCATCAACAAAGATGGCGAGATGTACTACAACCAGACGCGCATCGCGAATACGGACGAGCTGTTCAAGTTCCTCGCGGAGCAGTCGGTGAAGGTGCCGCAACCGGCAGTGAAAGTTCGCGGCGACCAGGAAAGCCGCTACGAAGCGGTCGGCCGGGTGATCTACACGGCTCAGCGTGCTGGGATTCAGAAGGTCGGTTTCGTCATCGAACCGCCTGACAGGGGCTAA
- a CDS encoding biopolymer transporter ExbD, protein MGMNVGSGSAKGADPEPMMEMNMTPLIDVLLVLIIMMIITIPKQNHSVNLNMPVGTPPPSTTQPVVVTIDVDFDGTILWDGQVVPDRATLEAKMNSVAAMPDQPEVHLRPNKLVEYKAVAGVMATAQRLGVTKIGMVGNEQFQ, encoded by the coding sequence ATGGGCATGAACGTAGGTTCGGGCTCCGCTAAAGGAGCTGATCCGGAACCGATGATGGAAATGAACATGACGCCGCTGATCGACGTCCTGCTCGTTCTCATCATTATGATGATTATCACGATTCCGAAGCAAAACCACTCGGTCAATCTGAACATGCCGGTCGGCACGCCGCCGCCGTCGACCACCCAGCCGGTGGTAGTGACGATTGACGTGGACTTCGACGGCACCATCCTCTGGGATGGCCAGGTTGTCCCGGACCGTGCAACGCTGGAAGCCAAGATGAACAGTGTCGCTGCAATGCCTGACCAGCCGGAAGTGCACCTGCGTCCGAACAAGCTGGTCGAGTACAAGGCAGTGGCCGGTGTCATGGCAACTGCACAACGTCTCGGCGTCACCAAGATCGGCATGGTCGGTAACGAGCAGTTCCAGTAA
- a CDS encoding bifunctional riboflavin kinase/FAD synthetase: protein MKVFRGLPNDRARAPCALTIGNFDGVHRGHQALLAHVRGAAARLGIEAAVMTFEPHPREYFAMRSGDLSKAPARIANLRDKLGDLAEAGIDRVIVEHFNEHFAAQSPRDFIERVLVDGLHVKWLMVGDDFRFGARRAGDIAMLQEAGRDYGFQVETLDAVMLGERRISSSAVREALAAGDFAATQQLLGHPYAMSGHVIHGQKLGRTLGFPTLNLRVAHRPALNGIFVVQVHGLAAQPLPAVASLGVRPTVEDAGRMLLEVHVFDYGQPAYGKLVRVEFLAKLRDEEKYVDLPTLTAAIERDAIQARAFFAHRNGALTATDRI, encoded by the coding sequence ATGAAGGTATTTCGCGGACTTCCCAACGACAGGGCGCGCGCACCCTGCGCGCTCACGATCGGCAACTTCGACGGTGTCCACCGCGGCCACCAGGCATTGTTGGCGCACGTGCGCGGCGCCGCCGCCAGGCTCGGGATCGAAGCGGCCGTGATGACCTTCGAGCCGCATCCACGCGAATACTTCGCGATGCGCTCCGGCGACCTGTCGAAGGCCCCCGCCCGCATCGCCAACCTGCGCGACAAGCTGGGCGACCTGGCCGAAGCCGGCATCGACCGCGTCATCGTCGAACACTTCAACGAACATTTCGCCGCCCAGTCGCCGCGCGACTTCATCGAACGCGTCCTGGTCGACGGCCTGCACGTGAAATGGCTGATGGTCGGCGACGACTTCCGCTTCGGCGCGCGCCGTGCCGGCGACATCGCCATGCTGCAGGAAGCCGGCCGGGACTACGGCTTCCAGGTCGAGACCCTGGATGCCGTGATGCTGGGCGAACGCCGCATCTCGTCCTCGGCCGTCCGCGAGGCGCTGGCCGCCGGCGACTTCGCCGCCACCCAACAACTGCTGGGCCACCCCTACGCCATGTCGGGCCACGTGATCCACGGCCAGAAGCTGGGACGCACGCTGGGCTTCCCGACCCTGAACCTGCGCGTGGCGCACCGCCCTGCCCTGAACGGCATCTTCGTGGTGCAGGTGCATGGACTGGCCGCGCAGCCCTTGCCGGCCGTGGCCAGCCTGGGCGTGCGCCCCACCGTCGAGGACGCCGGCCGCATGCTGCTGGAAGTCCACGTATTCGACTACGGCCAGCCCGCCTACGGCAAGCTGGTGCGGGTGGAATTCCTGGCCAAGCTGCGCGACGAAGAGAAATATGTCGACCTGCCCACGCTCACCGCCGCGATCGAGCGCGACGCCATCCAGGCCCGCGCCTTCTTCGCGCACCGCAACGGCGCGCTGACCGCGACCGACCGAATTTGA
- the ileS gene encoding isoleucine--tRNA ligase, protein MSDTKPDQKSAVQNNAGQKAAKKPESKYPVNMTDTAFPMRGDLAKREPGWVKQWQEKKIYHRIRKAAAGRPKFILHDGPPYANGDIHLGHAVNKILKDMVVKSRTMAGFDAPYVPGWDCHGMPIEIQIEKQFGKNLPTAEVLQKARAYALEQIDRQRAGFIRLGVLGEWENPYMTMAYGNEADELRALGKLLEKGYVYRGLKPVNWCFDCGSALAEAEVEYQDKRDPAIDVGFPFAEPEKVAAAFGLEALPTANGFIVIWTTTPWTIPSNQALNANAEVTYALVQSEREVEGGREPLLLIMAQDLVEATLQRYQLEGRVIATTLGEKLGGIRFKHPLHAQDPFYDRSSPMYLADYVTVDSGTGVVHSAPAYGLEDFQSCKSHGMKDDEILKPVMGDGRFAPSLPLFGGMTIWEASKPICEALRAAGALFELKMFDHSYMHCWRHKTPIVYRATSQWFAGMDITPKDGGPTLRETALGGIAETRFFPDWGQARLQGMIANRPDWTLSRQRQWGVPMAFFIHKETGELHPRTPELLEQVAQLIEQKGIEAWQQLEPGDLLGADALEYEKNKDTLDVWFDSGSTHQTVLRGSHKEQSAFPADLYLEGSDQHRGWFHSSLLTSSMLNGRPPYKALLTHGFTVDENGKKMSKSLGNTMAPQKISDTLGADILRLWVASTDYTGELSIGEEILKRVTESYRRIRNTLRFLLANTSDFDPAKHAVPVAELLEIDRYAIASMAQLQSDIAGNFERYEFHPVVARLQNYCSEDLGGFYLDILKDRLYTTGVDSLARRSAQTALWHIAHSLLRVMAPILSFTAEEAWAVFAGQQAYLDSDETIFTQTLWSFPELPDAAALLAKYAQLREVRADVTKQLEEVRASGAIGSSLQAELAIKAAGDKYALLASLDDDLKFVFITSQAAVEQVADAASEAVAVTPSTAEKCERCWHYRRDVGHDHAHPGLCGRCTSNLFGSGETRRFA, encoded by the coding sequence ATGTCCGATACCAAACCAGACCAGAAAAGCGCCGTCCAGAACAATGCTGGCCAGAAGGCCGCCAAGAAGCCAGAGAGCAAATACCCGGTCAACATGACCGACACCGCCTTCCCGATGCGCGGCGACCTCGCCAAGCGCGAGCCGGGCTGGGTCAAGCAATGGCAGGAAAAGAAGATCTACCATCGCATCCGCAAGGCCGCCGCCGGCCGTCCCAAGTTCATCCTGCACGATGGTCCGCCCTATGCCAACGGCGACATCCACCTCGGCCACGCCGTCAACAAGATCCTGAAAGACATGGTGGTGAAATCGCGCACCATGGCCGGCTTCGACGCGCCCTACGTGCCGGGCTGGGACTGCCACGGCATGCCGATCGAGATCCAGATCGAGAAACAGTTCGGCAAGAATCTTCCCACTGCCGAGGTTCTGCAGAAAGCGCGCGCCTACGCGCTCGAGCAGATCGACCGCCAGCGCGCCGGCTTCATCCGCCTGGGTGTGCTGGGCGAATGGGAAAACCCCTACATGACCATGGCCTACGGTAACGAGGCCGACGAGCTGCGCGCCCTCGGCAAGCTGCTCGAAAAAGGCTACGTCTACCGCGGCCTGAAGCCGGTCAACTGGTGCTTCGACTGCGGCTCGGCGCTGGCCGAGGCGGAAGTCGAATACCAGGACAAGCGCGATCCGGCGATCGACGTCGGCTTCCCGTTCGCGGAACCGGAAAAAGTCGCCGCCGCCTTCGGCCTGGAGGCGCTGCCGACCGCCAATGGCTTCATCGTGATCTGGACCACCACCCCGTGGACCATCCCCTCGAACCAGGCCCTGAACGCCAATGCCGAAGTCACCTATGCGCTGGTGCAGTCCGAGCGTGAGGTCGAGGGTGGACGCGAGCCCCTGCTCCTGATCATGGCCCAGGACCTGGTCGAAGCCACCCTGCAGCGCTACCAGCTCGAAGGCAGGGTCATCGCCACCACCCTGGGCGAAAAGCTGGGCGGCATCCGCTTCAAGCACCCGCTGCACGCGCAGGATCCGTTCTACGACCGCAGCTCGCCGATGTACCTGGCCGACTACGTCACGGTCGACAGCGGCACCGGCGTGGTCCACTCGGCCCCTGCCTACGGCCTGGAAGACTTCCAGTCGTGCAAGTCGCACGGCATGAAGGACGACGAGATCCTCAAACCCGTGATGGGCGACGGCCGCTTCGCCCCGAGCCTGCCGCTGTTCGGCGGGATGACCATCTGGGAAGCGTCCAAGCCGATCTGCGAGGCCCTGCGCGCCGCCGGCGCCCTGTTCGAACTGAAGATGTTCGACCACAGCTACATGCACTGCTGGCGCCACAAGACCCCGATCGTCTACCGCGCCACGTCCCAGTGGTTCGCCGGCATGGACATCACCCCGAAGGACGGCGGCCCGACCCTGCGCGAGACCGCCCTGGGCGGCATCGCCGAGACCCGGTTCTTCCCCGACTGGGGCCAGGCGCGCCTGCAGGGCATGATCGCCAACCGTCCGGACTGGACCCTGTCGCGCCAGCGCCAGTGGGGCGTGCCGATGGCCTTCTTCATCCACAAGGAAACCGGCGAGCTGCACCCGCGCACGCCGGAACTGCTGGAGCAGGTCGCCCAGCTGATCGAACAGAAAGGCATCGAGGCCTGGCAGCAGCTCGAACCGGGCGACCTGCTGGGCGCGGACGCGCTCGAGTACGAAAAGAACAAGGACACGCTGGACGTGTGGTTCGACTCGGGCTCGACCCACCAGACCGTGCTGCGCGGCTCGCACAAGGAGCAGTCCGCCTTCCCGGCCGACCTCTACCTGGAAGGCTCGGACCAGCACCGCGGCTGGTTCCATTCCTCGTTGCTGACCTCGTCGATGCTCAACGGCCGTCCGCCCTACAAGGCGCTGCTGACCCACGGCTTCACGGTCGACGAGAACGGCAAGAAGATGTCCAAGTCGCTCGGCAACACGATGGCGCCGCAGAAGATCTCGGATACCCTGGGCGCCGACATCCTGCGCCTGTGGGTGGCCTCGACCGACTACACGGGCGAGCTGTCGATCGGCGAGGAGATCCTGAAACGCGTCACCGAATCCTACCGCCGCATCCGCAACACCCTGCGCTTCCTGCTGGCGAACACCTCGGACTTCGACCCGGCCAAGCACGCCGTGCCGGTGGCCGAGCTGCTCGAGATCGACCGCTACGCGATCGCCTCGATGGCCCAGCTGCAGAGTGACATCGCCGGCAACTTCGAGCGCTACGAGTTCCACCCGGTGGTCGCCCGCCTGCAGAACTACTGCTCGGAAGACCTGGGCGGCTTCTACCTCGACATCCTGAAGGACCGCCTGTACACCACCGGCGTGGACTCGCTCGCCCGCCGCTCGGCCCAGACCGCGCTGTGGCACATCGCGCATTCCCTGCTGCGCGTGATGGCGCCGATCCTGTCCTTCACCGCCGAGGAAGCCTGGGCGGTGTTCGCCGGCCAGCAGGCCTATCTCGATTCCGACGAAACCATCTTCACCCAGACCCTGTGGAGCTTCCCGGAACTGCCGGACGCCGCGGCGCTGCTGGCCAAGTACGCGCAACTGCGCGAGGTGCGCGCCGACGTGACCAAGCAGCTGGAAGAAGTGCGCGCCTCGGGCGCCATCGGCTCCTCGCTGCAGGCCGAGCTGGCGATCAAGGCCGCCGGCGACAAGTACGCCCTGCTGGCCAGCCTGGACGATGACCTGAAGTTCGTGTTCATCACCTCGCAGGCCGCCGTCGAGCAGGTGGCCGACGCCGCCAGCGAAGCGGTGGCCGTGACCCCGTCGACGGCGGAAAAGTGCGAGCGCTGCTGGCACTACCGTCGCGACGTCGGCCACGACCATGCGCATCCAGGCCTGTGCGGCCGCTGCACCAGCAATCTGTTCGGCAGCGGCGAAACGCGCCGCTTCGCGTAA
- a CDS encoding lipoprotein signal peptidase: MATKNKREKPASPAARPVYKPSASLLPWFGIAVLVILFDQVTKLTVERSFAYGETLPLTGFFNLIKVYNPGAAFSFLGDAGGWQRYFFTGIALVAVGFILYLMKKHANQRLFCFALALIMGGAIGNVIDRLAYGHVIDFLDFYWAGVGHFPAFNIADIGISVGAFLFIVDELRRVNKS, encoded by the coding sequence ATGGCTACCAAAAACAAACGCGAAAAACCCGCATCGCCGGCCGCCAGGCCCGTCTACAAGCCTTCCGCCAGCCTGCTGCCCTGGTTCGGCATCGCCGTGCTGGTCATCCTGTTCGACCAGGTCACCAAGCTCACGGTCGAGCGCAGCTTCGCCTACGGCGAGACGCTGCCGCTGACCGGCTTCTTCAACCTGATCAAGGTGTACAACCCGGGCGCGGCCTTCAGCTTCCTGGGCGACGCCGGCGGCTGGCAGCGCTACTTCTTCACCGGCATCGCGCTGGTGGCGGTCGGCTTCATCCTCTACCTGATGAAGAAGCACGCCAACCAGCGCCTGTTCTGCTTCGCGCTGGCCCTGATCATGGGCGGCGCCATCGGCAACGTGATCGACCGCCTGGCCTACGGCCACGTGATCGACTTCCTCGATTTCTACTGGGCCGGCGTGGGCCACTTCCCGGCGTTTAACATCGCCGACATCGGCATCTCGGTCGGCGCCTTCCTGTTCATCGTCGACGAACTGCGACGCGTGAACAAGTCCTGA
- the coaBC gene encoding bifunctional phosphopantothenoylcysteine decarboxylase/phosphopantothenate--cysteine ligase CoaBC, with protein MDLKGKKIVLGLTGGVACYKAAELCRALVKQGAGVQVVMSEAATHFIGTVTMQALSGQPVYTDQWDPRMGNNMAHIDLSRDADAILIAPCSADFIRKLAHGACDDLLSTLCVARPRRVPLLVAPAMNVEMWENPATQRNVERIREDGIALFGPAAGSQACGETGLGRMLEPEQLVEELIAAFQHKLLAGRRVLITAGPTFEPIDPVRGITNLSSGKMGYAVARAAREAGAEVTLVTGPTSLPTPHGVRRIDVLTAQQMHDAVMAGVEGQHVFIGVAAVADWRVANASGQKIKKQEGGGAPQLEFVQNADILASVAATTSLSGWPYCVGFAAESENLMAFGPAKREKKGIPLLVGNIGPQTFGQDENTIILFDETGHTVLPRADKLSLARQLVSEIAKRLEQRSLLT; from the coding sequence ATGGACCTGAAGGGCAAGAAGATCGTCCTCGGCCTGACCGGCGGCGTGGCCTGCTACAAGGCGGCCGAACTGTGCCGCGCCCTCGTCAAGCAGGGCGCCGGCGTGCAGGTGGTCATGAGCGAAGCGGCCACCCACTTCATCGGTACGGTCACCATGCAGGCCCTGTCCGGCCAGCCGGTCTATACCGACCAGTGGGACCCGCGCATGGGCAACAACATGGCCCACATCGACCTGAGCCGCGACGCCGACGCGATCCTGATCGCGCCCTGCTCGGCCGACTTCATCCGCAAGCTGGCGCACGGCGCCTGCGACGACCTGCTGTCGACGCTGTGCGTGGCGCGTCCGCGCCGGGTGCCGCTGCTGGTGGCGCCGGCGATGAACGTCGAGATGTGGGAAAACCCGGCGACCCAGCGCAACGTGGAGCGAATCCGCGAGGACGGCATCGCGCTGTTCGGCCCGGCGGCCGGCTCCCAGGCCTGCGGCGAGACCGGTCTCGGGCGCATGCTCGAGCCGGAACAACTGGTCGAAGAGCTGATCGCCGCGTTCCAGCACAAGCTGCTGGCCGGCCGCCGCGTCCTGATCACCGCCGGGCCGACCTTCGAGCCGATCGACCCGGTGCGCGGCATCACCAACCTCTCGTCGGGCAAGATGGGCTATGCGGTGGCGCGCGCGGCGCGCGAAGCCGGCGCCGAGGTCACCCTGGTGACCGGCCCGACCTCCTTGCCCACGCCGCACGGCGTGCGCCGCATCGACGTGCTCACCGCCCAGCAGATGCACGACGCCGTGATGGCGGGCGTGGAGGGCCAGCACGTCTTCATCGGGGTGGCGGCGGTGGCCGACTGGCGCGTGGCGAATGCCAGCGGCCAGAAGATCAAGAAGCAGGAAGGCGGCGGCGCGCCCCAGCTGGAGTTCGTCCAGAACGCCGACATCCTGGCCTCGGTGGCGGCCACCACCTCGCTGTCGGGCTGGCCCTATTGCGTGGGCTTTGCCGCCGAATCCGAGAACCTGATGGCATTCGGCCCGGCCAAGCGCGAGAAAAAAGGGATTCCCCTGCTTGTGGGCAATATCGGCCCCCAGACCTTCGGGCAGGATGAGAACACCATCATCCTGTTCGACGAGACCGGCCACACCGTCCTGCCCCGCGCCGACAAGCTGAGCCTGGCGCGCCAGCTGGTCTCCGAGATCGCCAAGCGCCTGGAACAGCGTTCCCTACTTACTTAA